One window from the genome of Nocardioides panaciterrulae encodes:
- a CDS encoding ABC transporter ATP-binding protein encodes MSLRAENLYRFYRAGDEETLAVQGVSLEILPGEVVALSGPSGSGKSTLLACLAGTDEPSGGTVWVEGHRMSGRSEATRAALRGRHIGTMAQSGNLVAHLSLADNLRLARYIRGGRASIQELLSDLGIDHRAKAWPHQLSGGELARASLGVALVNAPAVLLADEPTGELDEATEARLLTLVRHRADAGCAVLVASHSPAVRRTADRVLILDDGSLVA; translated from the coding sequence ATGAGCTTGCGTGCGGAGAACCTCTACCGCTTCTACCGAGCAGGTGACGAGGAGACCCTCGCCGTCCAGGGGGTCTCCCTGGAGATCCTGCCCGGCGAGGTCGTGGCACTTTCTGGACCCTCGGGCTCAGGCAAGTCGACCCTGCTGGCCTGCCTGGCGGGCACCGACGAACCGTCGGGCGGGACAGTCTGGGTGGAAGGACACCGGATGAGTGGCCGCTCCGAGGCCACCCGCGCCGCGTTGCGGGGACGCCACATCGGCACCATGGCACAGTCGGGCAACCTGGTGGCGCACCTGTCCCTGGCCGACAACTTGCGCCTCGCCCGCTACATCCGCGGTGGGAGGGCGAGCATCCAGGAGCTCCTGAGCGACCTGGGAATCGACCACCGGGCCAAGGCCTGGCCCCACCAGCTGTCCGGCGGCGAGCTGGCCCGTGCGTCGCTGGGCGTCGCGCTCGTCAACGCACCGGCAGTGCTGCTCGCCGACGAGCCGACCGGCGAGCTGGACGAGGCGACCGAAGCCCGCCTCCTGACGCTGGTGCGCCACCGCGCCGACGCCGGATGCGCGGTCCTGGTCGCCAGCCACAGTCCTGCGGTCCGTCGCACCGCTGACCGCGTGCTCATCCTCGACGACGGGAGCCTCGTCGCATGA
- a CDS encoding ABC transporter ATP-binding protein, giving the protein MIEARGLTKRYGEKVAVDDLTFDVKPGMVTGFLGPNGAGKSTTMRMILGLDTPTSGSVTVDGQPYSRLAKPMQAVGALLEARAVHTSRSAYNHLRALAATHGISRTRVDDVIDMVGLQDVARKRAGGFSLGMGQRLGIASALLADPTTLILDEPVNGLDPEGIRWIRDLLRQFAAQGRAVFVSSHLMSEMALTAEHVIVIGRGRLMADMPMADLIAQASSNVVTVRAPQAAALAAALAGPDVTVTSSASDLLEVSGLTAAQIGEHARALDIALHELTPQQASLEEAFMEMTRDQIDYHAHATGRDHADAGDNSGSIA; this is encoded by the coding sequence ATGATCGAGGCACGAGGGCTGACCAAGCGGTACGGGGAGAAGGTGGCCGTCGACGACCTCACCTTCGACGTCAAGCCCGGGATGGTCACCGGCTTCCTGGGTCCGAACGGGGCAGGGAAGTCCACGACCATGCGGATGATCCTCGGCTTGGACACACCCACCTCGGGCTCGGTGACCGTGGACGGTCAGCCCTACTCCCGTCTGGCCAAGCCGATGCAGGCCGTCGGAGCGTTGTTGGAGGCACGCGCCGTACACACCTCGCGGTCGGCCTACAACCACTTGCGGGCGCTCGCCGCCACCCACGGCATCTCCCGCACCCGGGTCGACGACGTCATCGACATGGTCGGGCTACAGGACGTGGCTCGCAAGCGCGCCGGCGGCTTCTCCCTGGGCATGGGGCAGCGCCTGGGAATCGCCTCGGCCCTGCTCGCCGATCCCACCACGCTGATTCTGGACGAGCCGGTCAACGGCCTCGATCCGGAGGGCATTCGCTGGATCCGAGACCTGCTTCGACAGTTCGCGGCGCAGGGACGCGCGGTGTTCGTCTCGAGCCACTTGATGAGCGAGATGGCGCTGACCGCCGAACACGTGATCGTGATCGGCCGGGGCCGGCTGATGGCGGACATGCCGATGGCTGATCTCATCGCCCAGGCCTCCAGCAACGTGGTCACCGTGCGCGCCCCGCAAGCCGCGGCGCTCGCCGCCGCACTGGCCGGGCCGGACGTCACCGTCACCAGCAGCGCCTCGGACCTGCTCGAGGTGAGCGGTCTGACCGCAGCGCAGATCGGCGAGCACGCCCGCGCCCTCGACATCGCGCTGCATGAGCTCACACCCCAGCAGGCATCGCTGGAAGAGGCATTCATGGAGATGACCCGCGACCAGATCGACTATCACGCCCACGCCACCGGCAGGGACCACGCCGATGCCGGCGACAACTCCGGGAGCATCGCATGA
- a CDS encoding HAMP domain-containing protein codes for MRRRILTVALSAVVLAVALLGLPLAIAIQRNAVAAERSELERAALQAAVMVSPSYRTGDPVELPPAPAGSQVGLYSADGTRVAGTGPSRLEPPVGRVVGGAVVDAATEHDLVEAVPVSVDEHVIGIVRAASPRSAVRATILRDLLALAGLALLALLGAGSLAFGQSRRLTRPMRALAMAARDLGAGDFSARPPVSGVSEIDQTADALAATARRLSEQIARERAFATRASHQLRTPLTRLRLELEAGLEGDVTALVPAVREALVTADHLSQTIDDVLALARERPEVSSTFDVDHLLTECVAQWQGIFATADRPLRLIIDDPPVASASQVAVRQVLQVLIDNAYRHGQGAVTLTGRESGDAVAIDVADRGTQPFTWPTQETSPGRLGLTMARALAASQNGRLLLAHEPSGTRFTLLLPAGGPGDAEGAASKSPPHVAGPS; via the coding sequence GTGCGCCGCCGGATCCTGACCGTAGCCCTGTCGGCGGTCGTCCTCGCGGTCGCACTTCTCGGTCTGCCGCTGGCCATCGCGATCCAGCGGAACGCGGTTGCCGCAGAGCGCAGCGAGCTCGAGCGCGCGGCGCTGCAGGCCGCCGTGATGGTCTCGCCCAGCTACCGCACCGGGGATCCCGTCGAGCTCCCCCCGGCACCGGCCGGCAGCCAGGTGGGGCTCTACTCCGCAGACGGGACACGGGTCGCGGGGACCGGCCCGTCCCGGCTCGAGCCTCCGGTCGGCAGGGTGGTGGGAGGCGCCGTGGTTGACGCTGCCACCGAGCACGACCTGGTCGAGGCGGTCCCGGTCAGCGTGGACGAGCACGTGATCGGCATCGTCCGGGCCGCTTCCCCCCGCTCCGCAGTACGCGCCACCATCCTCAGGGACCTGCTCGCGCTCGCAGGCCTGGCCCTGCTGGCACTGCTCGGTGCCGGGTCGCTCGCCTTCGGGCAGTCGCGGCGACTCACCAGACCGATGCGGGCACTCGCGATGGCAGCCAGGGATCTGGGTGCCGGCGACTTCTCCGCCCGCCCCCCCGTGAGCGGCGTGAGCGAGATCGACCAGACCGCAGACGCTCTCGCTGCCACGGCTCGACGCCTCTCCGAGCAGATCGCTCGGGAGCGCGCCTTCGCGACCCGGGCCTCCCACCAGTTGCGGACACCACTGACCCGGCTGCGCCTCGAGCTCGAGGCCGGGCTCGAAGGGGATGTCACCGCACTCGTACCCGCCGTCCGCGAAGCGCTCGTCACCGCCGACCACCTGTCCCAGACGATCGATGACGTGCTCGCGCTGGCCCGGGAGCGACCCGAGGTGTCCTCGACCTTCGACGTCGACCACCTCCTCACAGAATGCGTGGCCCAGTGGCAGGGGATCTTCGCGACCGCCGACCGCCCACTGCGCCTGATCATCGACGACCCGCCGGTGGCCTCGGCGTCCCAGGTCGCGGTGCGCCAGGTGCTCCAGGTGCTGATCGACAACGCCTACCGTCACGGCCAGGGCGCGGTCACTCTGACCGGCCGCGAGAGCGGCGACGCCGTCGCGATCGACGTGGCCGACCGAGGCACCCAGCCCTTCACCTGGCCGACCCAGGAGACCTCACCGGGCCGGCTTGGCTTGACGATGGCCCGGGCCCTGGCCGCCTCACAGAACGGTCGACTCCTCCTGGCACACGAACCGTCCGGCACCAGGTTCACGCTCCTGCTCCCCGCTGGTGGTCCAGGAGACGCAGAAGGTGCGGCGAGCAAGAGCCCGCCGCACGTGGCTGGACCGAGCTGA
- a CDS encoding ABC transporter ATP-binding protein — MTGSTPSSVRSSTSRQTPVETLVVCEAAGRTFGKGNVAVVAVHEVSCTITSTSRIALLGPSGSGKSTLLQLMAGLDQPTSGTIAWPAWPGGPFQDPSRAGVIFQGLSLIPGLTAAENVAFPLLLQGVEDREAMSRARGSLALLDIGALGDKLPDELSGGQAQRVATARVVTSGPRLIFADEPTGQLDHVSGERVIDVLLEAAAHLGAGLVVSTHDSTVAARLDEQWRMRDGQLVVTT; from the coding sequence ATGACCGGCTCAACTCCCTCATCGGTGCGGTCGAGCACAAGCCGCCAGACACCGGTCGAGACCCTGGTCGTCTGCGAGGCCGCCGGTCGCACGTTCGGCAAGGGCAACGTGGCGGTCGTGGCGGTGCACGAAGTCTCGTGCACGATCACCTCGACGAGCCGGATCGCACTGCTCGGACCCTCGGGATCAGGCAAGTCGACACTTCTGCAGCTGATGGCCGGGCTCGACCAGCCCACCTCCGGCACGATCGCCTGGCCCGCTTGGCCGGGGGGACCGTTCCAGGACCCGTCACGTGCCGGGGTGATCTTCCAGGGCCTCAGCCTGATCCCGGGACTGACCGCTGCGGAGAATGTGGCCTTCCCCCTGTTGCTGCAAGGGGTCGAGGACCGCGAGGCGATGTCTCGGGCCCGAGGATCACTGGCGCTGCTCGACATCGGCGCGCTCGGCGACAAGCTCCCCGACGAGCTGTCCGGCGGCCAGGCCCAACGGGTCGCGACCGCCCGGGTCGTGACCAGCGGCCCCCGGCTGATCTTCGCCGACGAACCCACCGGCCAGCTCGACCACGTCTCGGGCGAACGGGTGATCGATGTGCTCCTCGAGGCGGCCGCCCACCTCGGTGCCGGCCTCGTCGTCTCGACCCATGACTCCACCGTCGCGGCACGACTGGACGAGCAGTGGCGAATGCGCGACGGCCAGCTGGTGGTGACGACATGA